DNA sequence from the Sulfurimonas sp. HSL3-7 genome:
CGAGGAGGCCGAAGCACGTCGAAACCTGTATGAAGCGCAGAAGGCCCTTGAACGCGACCCTGATGATAAAGCGCTGCGCCACAAATGCAAGTGCTGCGAGAATATTCTGCATAAAAGCCGCTTTTATACAATAGGAAGGGAGTTCGGTCAGATCGTCGGCCGGTCGGGGGAAGGGCCGAGTGATTGCCGGATCACCATCATGACCGGCGGCGGACCGGGGGTCATGGAAGCTGTAAACCGTGGTGCTTTCGACGTTGGAGCCAAATCGATCGGACTTAATATCAGCCTTCCCCGCGAACAGTTCCCCAACCCCTACATCTCGCCCGAACTCTGTTTCCAGCTCCACTACTTCAGTATGCGTAAACTTCACTTTTTTAGCAGGGCCAAGGCGTTGGTGGCGTTCCCGGGAGGTTTCGGTACGCTTGACGAACTTGCAGAGGCATTGACGCTGGTACAGACTCGCAAGATCGCACCATTTCCCATTATCCTTGTCGGACAGGCGTTCTGGGAAAGGGTGCTCGATTTTGACTATCTGCTCGACGAGGGGGTCATCGATCCTGAGGATACGGAACTTTTTTGGTATGCTGAAACTGCCCAGGAGATCTGGGACGGCATCTTGCATTGGCACCTTGAAAACGGCACCCCACTCATATAGGTTTTTGAAGATCACAGTGGAGACGGCCGTGTTTATTTCGCCACGATCCCCCGCAGAAGCCGCCCGAGTATGTCGGCACCGGTAATGATCCGGCGGTCCTCTCCCCAGATCAGGATGATATCTTCGTCAATGACGTCGTCTTCCGTATGTTCCGCATCCACCTGCAACCCTGACAGGGTATCGCCGAGGGTCGACTCCAGGTTGGAGATGATCATCGGCCGATGGCAGTGTTCCATCGGATTAAAGGTCTCAAATTCAAACAGCGCGGCATTGATAAAACCGTCAGCATCGATGACCAGACGGGGGTTGTCGCGCATATCGGTTAGAATGACCCACGACTTCTTTGACCTGTGTATACGGCGCAAGAAACGGTCCTTCGCAGAGGGGGTGATAGAGGGGAAGATCGGCCACTTCCCTTCGAACTTCAGGGGAATGATGCTCAACGGATCGATGCGTTCGCCCTCCTCGCTCACCTTTAGATCGTCGATCGCCAGAAAGTTCAGCGCTCCCTTGCCTTCGACATGGGTGATCTCGGAATCGCTCTCGCGTATATGCATACGGAGCATCTCTTCGATCTCGTTCTCCCGAAAGAACTGTACCGCTTCTCTGCCCAGCCACAGGTCAAGCACCTTCGCCGACGGTCTGGCCAGCGGCCACAGCAAAAGCTGATAAAAACGCAACACCGGGGCGAGCCCGGAGGCCATACGCAGAGCGTGGCGTGAGAAGTAGGCCTGCGGTGCGATCTCGCCGAAGAGCGTGATGATGACCGTAGAGAAGAGGAAAGCCATCACCCCCGCCATGACCGAGTTCGAAAGGAGGGCCATCAGGACATTGATGCCGACATTCCCCCAGAGTATCGTCGTCAAAAGAAAGTTGGCGTCTTCGCGCATCGCCAGAACAGTCTCAGCGGCACGGTTGCCGTGGGATATCTCGATCTTGAGCCGCATCTTGCTGATGCTGAAAAATGCGAGGTTGAGCCCGGAGAACATCGCCGATTGCGAAACGCAAAAGGCGATGCCCAGCCAGATAGGTATATCGGTCATATCATCTCCTGACGACATCTTACGCAAAAGCAGATAAAACCAATCTCACCCATCCTCTTTTTCACTTTCCGTCGCTAGTGCAGTTCGATCTCGGATAGCACATTGACGACAACAGGCCGTTCCAGCGCCTTGTCGATCGCCTCTTTGAGCCGCTGAAGCTGATCGCCTCCCAGCATTGAGGCGCTCCTTGTCTCAATGTAGACGACGGGGGTCTCCCTGCTCAAATCGACGGAAAGCGCGCGGACGGTGACCGGCTGACCGTCGAGCTGCAGATGTTCGACAGTTTTAAGTTGTGTAAGGATCCTGTGCTGTTCTATCACCTGATAGAACGAAAAAAGCAGCGGCACCGACACAAAAGCAAGGAAGACGGTCGTCAGGACGATCCCTTTCGTCGCCCGCCTGACGGGTGCAAAACCGAGCAGCAGGAACGTCAGCGCCGCCGAAAGGGTAATCCCCGCCAGGTTGGTCATAAAGAGGAGAAACGCCCCGTAAAGGACTTCGCCGTCCCACCAGCCGATACCGATTCCCGCAACGCTCAGCGGCGGCACAAGTGCGACCGCGATCGCCACTCCTGCGAGGCTTTTGGCCACTTCAGACTTGGCGTGGGCGTAAGCTCCCGCAACACCGGCGATGATCGCCACCATAAGATCGAGAAGATTCGGGTTTAACCGGCTCTGCATCTCATCGGTCAGAAGATTCAACGGCAGCAGGTAGGCATAGAGGCAGGAGAAGACGAGCGCCGTCACGATCCCGACAAGGAAGGTTGTCGTACTCTCTTTCATGAGCTCTTTTTCACCCCGTACGACACCCATAGAAAAGGAGACAATAGGTGCCATCAACGGTGCAAGGATCATCGCACCGATAATGACGGGTGCCGAATTCTGGAAGAGCCCTGTCGTCGCCAGCAGGGTACTGAGGATCATCAGTATGATAAAGACGGATGAGATCCTGGCACTCTGGCGCAGGCCGACAAAAAGCTCTTTGAAGTCCTCTTCGTCCGCCTTCGGAAAGAAGGGGACAGGTTCGCTTGCCAGCATCGTGACCATCTCGCCTTTGGGGAGTCCCTGTATCCGGATGGTCTCCTTCTCCTCTTTCGACTGTTCAGCCGGGACATCGGTGATTTTCCGGCCGAGATAGATGCGGGCCCCATCCCTTGCCACCTCCAGAGTAAGCCGGGTATCGCTCGCCACAATCCCGTCGAACATATATTCGATGGGTCTCGGACTGCTGATCTCGAGTCCGGACGAGATGATCAGGCCGATACTTTTGGGAAGGCGGTCGATATAGAGCCTGTTAAGAAAATAGCTCAAAAAGAGGTAGTAAAGGTAGGTAAAAACACTTGCCGGTGCAAGGATCAGTGCATTGAGCTTGCCGTCGTGGAGAGAAAGGTTCTCTCTCAGCAAATTGTGGCTCACTCCGCTGACATTGTGTTCGAAGATCATAATACCGGTTGCAGCGGTACTGGTAATGTTGCCCTTGGCCGTGGTGATCGTATAGTGCTGGAACGAAAGCGCTCTGAATGAGGAGAAGAAAGCCGCTGTCTTTTGGAAGAGCCCTCTATAGACGTCGTGTACGCGGTTCATCCCGTGGACGTTTCCTATGACGATATTGCCGATCACAGGCAAGCCGTTGCATAACAACAGATCGACCGGGGTCGCTTCCGTCGCCTTCAATACATCGTCGATCGCTTCAAACAGGTCATGGACGATACCGTAGCTTCGCATTGCATAGGGGCAGAGGTCGTTGGGTAGAATACCCACCTCCATAGCACCCACCGCCTCATTCTTGAAGAGTTCTCTGATCTCCCCATCGGATAGATATAAAAGGTAGAGCGTCTTCTCGGCCGGCTGGTCAAATTTTGAGAATGTGACGGTCTCTGTCTTCAGCCGGTACTGCGTACCGAGATACTCTTCAATATTGCCGATAACGGTGTCGTCAGTCTCTTCGCCGACAAGAAGAATCACGCGCTCATACATAAGCTCTCTTTTTTTCTACATCATACACTAAATCCGGACGCATTGCACCACTCTCCCGCAGCAGCCATCATACTTTGGTATGGACATAGTGCCGATATCCGAACTCTGCCCATTTTCTGGCTTCGATGAGACAAAAGACGCTCAACGCCATCGCCAGAATATAGCCCGACGCTTCAAGATCCGGCAGTTCGGCATGAAACCATTCACCCGCAAAAAAGAGTACGGCCCCCTGCAAAAAAACGCCGATAGAGATTCCCAGCCAGAGATAGGGACTGATGGTCAGACTGGTGCGGATATGCTTTAGAAACGGTTCATGCTCTTTGAGCGACTGCAGGCCGTTGACCCAGATGGCGACGATCATCGCCGTAAAGACGGTCGAGACGGCAGCATCATGACCCCGGGCCGTGATGGTCACATGATAGAGCCAGAGCCCCAGAAGGCCGATGACAGCCGAGGCGTAGAGGGTCCGGGCGATCTGTATCTTGTCGAAAAACTGGGTATCGGGTTTTCTGGGGCTGCCTTTCATCACATCACCCTCCTCTCTGATAAAGGGGAAGGTCTTGTCCAGAGCGCTGTCGGCTACGATGTTGATCCAGAGGATCTGCAGCGGATAGAGCGGCAGCGGGTAGCCCATCAGTATGGCTCCCGAGATCAGAATGATCTCGTCGATGCTGGTCGACACGAGGAAGTAGATGGACTTTCTGATGTTGTTGGCGATGATGCGCCCCTGGCGTACCGCTTCGATGATGACTGAAAGGTCGTTATTGAGCAGGATCATGTTCGCTGTCGCCTTGGCCGCTTCAGCCCCGCTGCCCATCGCGATGCCGAGATCGGCTGCTTTAAGTGCTGGGACATCATTGGCGCCGTCACCTGTGACGGCGACGATCTCACCGCTCTCCTGTAGCAGTTTGACGATGCGATATTTGTGTTCTGGCAACATACGGGCCCAGACGGTGGTATCGGCAAGTTTTGTTTTCAGCGCTTCGTCATCCAGATCGCCGACCTCCTCGCCGCTCACGACCCGATCACCTTCGCGGTAGATGCCGACCTCTTCGGCAATAGCGGTAGCCGTCAGGGCGTTGTCGCCGGTGATCATCATGATGCGTATGCCGGAATTTCCCGCAGTCTCCACCGCCGCTTTGACATCCTCTTTCGGCGGATCAAGAAAACCCACCAGTCCGACGATGTCGATCTCCCATGTCTCGATGTCGTCGCTTTCATAAGTGCCGACACCAAAAGCCAGAACCCTCAGCCCTTTTCGTGCGAATTCGTCGTGAACCGCCTCGAGCTTTTCAAAATCTTCACGGTTGCGCGCAAACTCTTTGAGTGATTCATACGCCCCTTTGACGACGATCTTGTGCTCTTCATGAATAATGTTCGCACTTGCCATCAGCCGATACTTGGTATCGAAAGGGTAGAAGCTGGTACGTCGGAATCGTTCTCTGATCTGTTCAAAATGCACGCCAAGCCATTGGGCCAGTGCCGTGTCGATCGGGTCGCCTCTGCCCTGCTCCGACTCATTGGCCAGGGCGGCGGCGATCTTTGTGAAGCTCTCGTTGATCGCAAAACTCTCTTTGACGACCAGTTTTCCCTGGGTGATCGTGCCGGTCTTGTCCGAAGCGATCACCGTTGCGCTGCCGAGGGTCTCTACCGTAGGAAGGTATCGCACCAGGACATTTCTACGGCTCAGCGCCATGGCCCCGATCGTCAGGACAAGGGTCACGACGATCGGCAGCCCTTCCGGGATGGCCGATACGATCTCCGCGATCAGCAGCATCGTGATGTCGAGAAGGTCCCGTCCCTGGAAATAGGCGATGATCCCGACGATCGCAATAATGGAGAGGGTAAGCAGAAGATGCTTTCTGGTATAGGTGCCGAGCGCCCGGCTCAAAGGACTTTCGGGCGACTCCTCCTGCGCCTTTTCCGCGATGGAGGCGAGGTAGCTCTTCTGGGCGGTATAGACGGCCACCGCCGTGGCACTTCCTTTGACGACGACGGTGCCCGAAAGGGCCATGTTGTCCAGTTCGTACGGCAGTGTCTTCCTGGGAAGCGCAACAGCAGCCTCTTTGGTTACCGGTACCGATTCCCCCGTCAATACGGACTCGTCGATAGTCAACCCCTCTACCGTGATCAGCCGAAGATCAGCCGGAACGAGATCGCCTTCGCTCAGGAGAATGAGATCTCCAGGGACGATCTCCGATGAGGCAACCCTCTTCTCATCCCCGTCACGTATCACAGTGACCCTGCTTTCGGTCATCTTTTTCAGGGCTTCGATCGAGGTGAGGGCCTTGAGCTCCTGCCAGAAACCGAGTGCGGTATTGATACAGACGATCAACATGATCAGCAGACCGTCGGCGGAGCTGCCAACCGAAAAAGCGATGAGCGCTGCAAACAGGAGGATCAGGACAAGCGGCGACCTGAACTGCCCTGCCAGAACAGAGAGCCTGCTCACCTTCTGCTGTTCAATTATATTCTTTCCGAACACGCGCTGCCGTGATACGACGTCATCACTTTTGAGGCCATTCGAAGTGCTCTGCAGC
Encoded proteins:
- a CDS encoding DUF21 domain-containing protein, coding for MTDIPIWLGIAFCVSQSAMFSGLNLAFFSISKMRLKIEISHGNRAAETVLAMREDANFLLTTILWGNVGINVLMALLSNSVMAGVMAFLFSTVIITLFGEIAPQAYFSRHALRMASGLAPVLRFYQLLLWPLARPSAKVLDLWLGREAVQFFRENEIEEMLRMHIRESDSEITHVEGKGALNFLAIDDLKVSEEGERIDPLSIIPLKFEGKWPIFPSITPSAKDRFLRRIHRSKKSWVILTDMRDNPRLVIDADGFINAALFEFETFNPMEHCHRPMIISNLESTLGDTLSGLQVDAEHTEDDVIDEDIILIWGEDRRIITGADILGRLLRGIVAK
- a CDS encoding TIGR00341 family protein, whose amino-acid sequence is MYERVILLVGEETDDTVIGNIEEYLGTQYRLKTETVTFSKFDQPAEKTLYLLYLSDGEIRELFKNEAVGAMEVGILPNDLCPYAMRSYGIVHDLFEAIDDVLKATEATPVDLLLCNGLPVIGNIVIGNVHGMNRVHDVYRGLFQKTAAFFSSFRALSFQHYTITTAKGNITSTAATGIMIFEHNVSGVSHNLLRENLSLHDGKLNALILAPASVFTYLYYLFLSYFLNRLYIDRLPKSIGLIISSGLEISSPRPIEYMFDGIVASDTRLTLEVARDGARIYLGRKITDVPAEQSKEEKETIRIQGLPKGEMVTMLASEPVPFFPKADEEDFKELFVGLRQSARISSVFIILMILSTLLATTGLFQNSAPVIIGAMILAPLMAPIVSFSMGVVRGEKELMKESTTTFLVGIVTALVFSCLYAYLLPLNLLTDEMQSRLNPNLLDLMVAIIAGVAGAYAHAKSEVAKSLAGVAIAVALVPPLSVAGIGIGWWDGEVLYGAFLLFMTNLAGITLSAALTFLLLGFAPVRRATKGIVLTTVFLAFVSVPLLFSFYQVIEQHRILTQLKTVEHLQLDGQPVTVRALSVDLSRETPVVYIETRSASMLGGDQLQRLKEAIDKALERPVVVNVLSEIELH
- a CDS encoding LOG family protein, translating into MRKGRKNHNGFHRKFGIPKPPKVTIREEQLPSERPKPAMEDPGAPQRMHELLQSPNYRPADEDPDFLREDAVRGLRLQADYLKTELLLQQYGIEHTITVFGGTRIAEEAEARRNLYEAQKALERDPDDKALRHKCKCCENILHKSRFYTIGREFGQIVGRSGEGPSDCRITIMTGGGPGVMEAVNRGAFDVGAKSIGLNISLPREQFPNPYISPELCFQLHYFSMRKLHFFSRAKALVAFPGGFGTLDELAEALTLVQTRKIAPFPIILVGQAFWERVLDFDYLLDEGVIDPEDTELFWYAETAQEIWDGILHWHLENGTPLI
- a CDS encoding cation-transporting P-type ATPase is translated as MEPLLHIPEYVHSLKVEETMEKLQSTSNGLKSDDVVSRQRVFGKNIIEQQKVSRLSVLAGQFRSPLVLILLFAALIAFSVGSSADGLLIMLIVCINTALGFWQELKALTSIEALKKMTESRVTVIRDGDEKRVASSEIVPGDLILLSEGDLVPADLRLITVEGLTIDESVLTGESVPVTKEAAVALPRKTLPYELDNMALSGTVVVKGSATAVAVYTAQKSYLASIAEKAQEESPESPLSRALGTYTRKHLLLTLSIIAIVGIIAYFQGRDLLDITMLLIAEIVSAIPEGLPIVVTLVLTIGAMALSRRNVLVRYLPTVETLGSATVIASDKTGTITQGKLVVKESFAINESFTKIAAALANESEQGRGDPIDTALAQWLGVHFEQIRERFRRTSFYPFDTKYRLMASANIIHEEHKIVVKGAYESLKEFARNREDFEKLEAVHDEFARKGLRVLAFGVGTYESDDIETWEIDIVGLVGFLDPPKEDVKAAVETAGNSGIRIMMITGDNALTATAIAEEVGIYREGDRVVSGEEVGDLDDEALKTKLADTTVWARMLPEHKYRIVKLLQESGEIVAVTGDGANDVPALKAADLGIAMGSGAEAAKATANMILLNNDLSVIIEAVRQGRIIANNIRKSIYFLVSTSIDEIILISGAILMGYPLPLYPLQILWINIVADSALDKTFPFIREEGDVMKGSPRKPDTQFFDKIQIARTLYASAVIGLLGLWLYHVTITARGHDAAVSTVFTAMIVAIWVNGLQSLKEHEPFLKHIRTSLTISPYLWLGISIGVFLQGAVLFFAGEWFHAELPDLEASGYILAMALSVFCLIEARKWAEFGYRHYVHTKV